The genomic window GCGCCGCGTTCCCGGCGATGAACGCCCGTTGCACATCGCTGGCCGCGCCGTCACCGGCCAGCCCTTCCACGGTGACGATGTCGCTTTCCGCGAATTCGGAAACCGCCCGTACGCAGGTCGGGACGGGCTCGCCATCGACCAGCACCGCGCAGGCGCCGCACTGTTCGGCGCCGCAGCCCAGTTTCGCGCCCTTCAGCCCCAGGCTGTTGCGCAGGATGAATAAAAGCGGCGTGGCCGGGTCGGCGTCGACCTTGCGGACCGCGCCGTTGACGCGCAGCGAAATTTCCATCCCTGTATCTCTCGGTTTTCGTATCTGGCGGATGCGATCATTGTTGCGGGCGCCATCATGGGCAATCGTCGCGGCCTTGTCGATACGTCGCTATCAGCCGAAGATATGGCCGTTGCCTGTTTCGGTGGGTAATCTGTCGGCAGGGGCCGATATCCGGCCGGCCGGTATTTGTCAGAAAGGGAATGTGGAATGACGTGGAAACGTGTGGTTCTCGAAATCGGCATGGGGACCGATATACGCGGCGCCGAACCGACCAAGGCCGCGGTGCGGGCGCTGCGCGACGCGCTGTGGCACAACTCGCTGAGTATTGCCAACGCGCTTGGACAGGATACGGATTCGATGCGGGTGGAGGTGACCATCGGCATTCCCTATCCGGACAAGGTCGACAAGGTCGCCGTACTGGCGGTGCTGCCGCATGGCACCGGGACCGTGAATGTCGTGGAGGGCGGCCTTGAAATTCCCAACGATGCGGGAACCGATTCGACCCTGATCGCCCATGCCGCCGCCGTCGTGCGGCTCGACCTGCCGTAAGGAAGACATCCGATGACATACAAACGCGTCATACTCGAAATGGGCGCCGGCAATGACCTGCATGGCGGCGATTACACCAAGGCGGCGATCCGCGCGGTGCAGGACGCCCTGCATCACAGCTCGCTGGCGATGGTCCGGACCCTGGGGGTCGACAAGGACAGGATGAAGGTCGATGTCACCATCGGCGTGCAGCAGCCCGACAAGGTCGATACGCAGGCGGTGAAGGCAACGCTGCCGGTCGGCGTGGTGACCGTAAAGGCGGTCAGGGGCGGGCTGGACGTGGCCGATGACGGCCGGGACGATACCGCCGTGATCGCCAGCGCGGCCATCGAGGTCCGGCTGGACCTGCCGTAACAGCTTTCAGGCGCGGGTCATGCATCCGAAAGGATCATGCCCGCCGCCTTTTCCGCGATCATCATCGTCGGCGAATTGGTATTGGCCGAGGT from Alphaproteobacteria bacterium includes these protein-coding regions:
- a CDS encoding (2Fe-2S)-binding protein: MEISLRVNGAVRKVDADPATPLLFILRNSLGLKGAKLGCGAEQCGACAVLVDGEPVPTCVRAVSEFAESDIVTVEGLAGDGAASDVQRAFIAGNAAQCGYCTPGIVVATTALLRRRKNPDAGDIRDALDGHLCRCGSHTRVIRAIASLAREGASDGV
- a CDS encoding Lin0512 family protein codes for the protein MTWKRVVLEIGMGTDIRGAEPTKAAVRALRDALWHNSLSIANALGQDTDSMRVEVTIGIPYPDKVDKVAVLAVLPHGTGTVNVVEGGLEIPNDAGTDSTLIAHAAAVVRLDLP
- a CDS encoding Lin0512 family protein, which translates into the protein MTYKRVILEMGAGNDLHGGDYTKAAIRAVQDALHHSSLAMVRTLGVDKDRMKVDVTIGVQQPDKVDTQAVKATLPVGVVTVKAVRGGLDVADDGRDDTAVIASAAIEVRLDLP